Proteins found in one Dermacentor silvarum isolate Dsil-2018 chromosome 8, BIME_Dsil_1.4, whole genome shotgun sequence genomic segment:
- the LOC119462035 gene encoding uncharacterized protein LOC119462035, translated as MIDFVNGYWLSIMILVGIYVYGIYISLTASKYLYTMESYTYEGEPVPPDQIHKRQRARKKGIAAAVIVNEDERLRSEDAERLRQIRLRKAMMAPDTQLKYLVPLTPTVKTSPTTKAT; from the exons AACGGTTACTGGCTTTCTATTATGATCCTCGTTGGCATCTACGTGTACGGAATTTATATATCACTGACCGCTTCCAAGTATCTCTACACCATGGAGAGCTACACTTACGAAGGTGAACCTGTACCTCCCGA CCAAATCCACAAGAGGCAAAGAGCACGCAAGAA GGGCATTGCGGCTGCAGTAATCGTCAACGAAGACGAGCGCCTCCGAAGCGAGGATGCAGA acgACTGCGGCAGATACGCCT ACGAAAGGCAATGATGGCGCCTGACACTCAACTGAAATA TCTTGTGCCATTAACGCCGACGGTGAAGACGTCACCGACCACCAAAGCGACTTAA